The genomic DNA GGCTGCACCTCGCCCTTGATATACGGTGCGTAAGAGGCCTCGAGCACGTCGCTGTAGACCGTCGTGCCGGTCACCGCCCGTTTCGTTTGCGTCCCCAGCCTTGGATGGATGTCATCCACTCGCGCTTGGACTCCCACCGTTCCAATAGTCGGCATTCCCAAAAAGTCCCAGCGTTGCTTGTATCCGATATCGCCGCCGTACATGATGCGTCGATCGGCTTGCTGAATGCCGTCTCCGTTGACGGGATCATTGAGGAAAAATGTAAAATCCGTGAACAGGTCCAGCCGATAATACTGACCGTACGCATCGGCAAAGAACTGGCCGTTGGTCGTCGTGTCGTAGTGATAATTCATGACGCCGGTCGCCCGGAGAGTCGATCCGCCTTCCGTGGGATCGATCGCGCCGAAGCGGCCCAGCGTGCCGGCATCGACCGCCCGCAGCGGAATTTCGCCGGACGCATTCCATTTGGCTTTCTGAAAGGTCCCCTTGAGGCTGAATTCGTCTCGGCCCGTGAAATTGGTGGTCAGCTTCCCCAAGACATTGGTGCGGAGGTATCGATTATCATGTTCGAACGGGCCGTTGGTATAGTAATTTTCAACGGCGAACAACGTGCGAATCTTGTCCTTGGTAGGGGAGAACATCAAGAGATACCGCTGCGTATCGAACTGACCGCCGGTCGCCTGGGCAATCCCTTCTTGCACCACTTGTCTCGTCCTAAAATTGATCGCTCCTGCCGTCGCAAAATCACCGATCTCCGGGAGATAGGCGCCTTTGGAGACATCGACGCCTTCAATCGTTTCGGGGATGATGAAGTTCAGATCGGCATACCCCTGCCCATGCGCATGGGTTCGCAAATTGATCGGCATCCCGTCCGTGAAGAAAGCGACATCCGTTCCATGATCGGCATCAAAGCCGCGCAGAAAATATTGATCGGCCTTTCCGGCTCCGCCGGAATGCTCGACCGCCACCATACCTGGAATCAAGCGAAGAACTTGAGCCGGCCTCCCTTGAGGCTGCAGAACGATTTCCTTGTCCGGAATGAATTGTTGAGAGGAGGCGGCTACCGGTTTTTCACCGATCACCGCGACTTCCGGCACTTCCAGTACAGGTTCGTCCGGGTCATGGGCTTGGACCTTTTCCCCAAAACCGAGCGCGACCGTAAGAACCAGTACAAATATCATGGCACGTGCCATGTCCAATTCCCTATGAATGTGGTGGACGGATGAGACGCCCACGATGATCTCTCGACAGCCGACTCATCGACCGGCGCAGACCCTCGTAGTCTCGCAACTCAGAACGAAATGAGAATGCTGTTAGGCTTGGCAGGTTGCTTGTACGGCAATACGGACGCGTGAGAGGCACTCGTCGATCAACGTATCCATCGTGCGGCCTTCAGTCCCCACGATTTCTACCCGAGCCCGATTCAGCGGCAACAGCACCTTCTTGGCCTTCGCCTCAAGAATCGTTTTGGCCACTTCCGGCGTGACTTCGCCCAACATCGCACCAGGCAACACCACGTTCAGCGAGGCCACAATGACATCGGCCGTCGGCACCAGCTTGGAGATCGCTTCGACTCCTGCTGCGACCTGTTCAGCCCCGGCCTCCCTCATCGCCGCAGCGGCGGCGAGGTTGGTTCCCAACGCCAGGATCTGGCAATCGAGATGCAAGGTATCCCGCAACCCCGACACCAGCCGGGAGCCCAATCCTCCACCGCGCCCGTCAATGACACACACGCGCATGGCTTACACCAATCCTTTGCCGGTCGTGGTCATGGTCAATTTGCCGTGCTTGACGCCTTTCACACTCACAAGAGCATCGGCGACCTTTCTTATTTCAGAGCCCTTCCCTTTCACCACCAACACTTCGAGACAATGGTCATGATCGAGATGCACATGCATGCCCGACAAAATTTGCGCATGGTAGTCGTGTTGAATATCCGTCAATTTGCTGGTCAGGTCCCGCACATGATGGTCGTACACGAATGTGATGGTGCCGACCGTTTCCTTATTCTCATCCCATTCTTGACCGACTAAATTGTTGCGGATGAGATCGCGCAATGCTTCCGAGCGATTCGTATACTTGCGACGTTCAATATGGCGATCGAATGCGTCCAACAGATGGTGATCGAGGGACACGCCGAAACGCACCAACTTTCTCACGCCTTTTTTCTCCTCTCATGAGTGACACGAAATGGGATTTAGTAGCACACCAGTTTTTTAAAATCAAACGCCGGCGCTCAAATCTAATCGTCTTACGGCAATTCGGTGATGATCGGATTTACGAAGATACGAGAGCCTGGACCCTGCGAATAATTATCGCAGCATCTCGTTTTGCGGCGAAGAGATCACCAGTAGCAGACACCCCTCGTCCGTCGACGTATCATGATGCACGGTCCCGGTTTCGGCGCGATGATAGTCTCCGGTCGCCATTTCACGGCCGGCAATACAGCATCCACCTTCGAGGACATAGAGCTCTTCCACCGCGGTATGACGGTGCGGGGCATAGCTGGTGCCTGGTGAAAAACGGAGGAGTGTGGTGGTCCTTCCGGAAATCGGATCAAAGGAGAGCAACTTGGCCATCACACCCGGAGCGATTCCCCGCCAGGTTCCCTCCGACGCTTTGATGAAGGTCAGTCCCTTCATCGGCTGTTGAAGCGCGATCTTGGCCTTCCAATACCGGACCCGTTCGGAGGTCACGAAACGAATCAGAGTGGTCCGCAGAAAATTCGAAACGGCCGTCCAGCAAGATCGCGCCCGACTGAAGAGAAAGCCAACGTCTTGAGCGAAGCGTCCCTCACATTCATTCTTTCCCCCATCACCCGACAGGACCGACGTTTCGCTTAGGATCGGCTCCGAGTCTGTGACATCACGTCGGACATCCGAAGATCTTCCGATTCGTGAGAAGAGTCGCTCCCGCACAGAATCCCGAGGCCTCACAGGAGTGCTGGCTAGGGCCAGTGTATTGACGGCGAGCTCGAACTGCTCCGCCTCGTGTCCGGCTTCCAATGCAATCTGGTTGATAACTCCGTCTCGAAGCGCCGATGGAGGCCTGACAGGTGTCACGACTTCCGCCAATGCATTCGTTGTCGCTCGATACGCCGCCACTGTTTGGCGCAAGAGATCGGATTCTCCTTGCAGTCTCACCATAAACGCCCGGCGATCGTCCGCATCCAATATCCCGAGGGCATGGAGGATCGCCTGTTCTTCCAATTCTTCAGGCAGCTTGAGTTCGGTCACGGTGTTAAACCCGCCTCATAAGGCGCGAGCGCTTCGCGCAATTTCATCATACCCAATCTGATTCTCGTCTTCACGGTGCCCAACGGCAGTTTCAATTTATCAGCGATTTCGCTCTGGCTTAAACCATAGAAATAGGCGAGCGCGATCGCTTGCCGTTGCTCCGCCGTCAATACCGCCAACGCCTGCTGTACATACCGTCGACGTTCTTGGCCTTCGACATCCTGCTCCGGCGTGTCGTCGTCGCTGACGAATAGCTCGGCGGCATCCAACGATTCGATGCGCCCATGTTCGACCGCACCGGCGCGAAAACGATCGATCGCTCTTGTCCGGGCCAGGGTCATCAGCCAGGCACCCGGTGCCCCTCGCGCTTGATCATACGTATGGGCCTGACGCCACACCTGCGTGTAGACGTCCAACGTGACTTCTTCGGCGGCCTCGCGATTATTGAGAATCTTGCAGATAAACCCGAATACCTGGGGACTGGTGCGATCGTAAAACGTGGCGAAAGCAGTCTGATCACCCTGTGCTGCCAGGGCAATCAGTTGCGCCAACTCTTGGTCCTGAACCGCTTTGGTCGTTTCTGACGACATGAGCAACATGCAATCTTCCTCATGAAAACTGTACGAGGGAATGGGAAGATTGGATTGCTGATTGTGGGTCGGCACCCTGATAGAGGTCGGACTATAGCACCATAAAAATAGCCTCAGCAAGCGACCTTCCTCACGAAAAGATCCAAACCAAAACACGTCTCGTAGTGGAAAGCAGACGACCTGCAGGTGCTGATGACAAAGACGGATTCATAACAGCGGCATTTCACCTTGTAGAGGAGAGCAGAGCCATGAAACCACCCATGTTGGGACCTTTGGGAGTCATCTTCGCCATCGGACTCTTGTCCGGCTGCAGTGGCAGTGACACCGCACCCATCATTACGCCTCCAAGCGGTCCGACCGCTTCAGCGGACGATCAGCGCACTCCGCAATCGGACGCGCTCACATCGGATGAGGCAGCACTGGTCAGCCAAGCCGACGCGGAACCCATTCCGGCCTTACCGCCGGACCTGTAATTCAACCCGCTCACCAAGGCGGAGCTGTTCACAAGGAGGACTCTATGTTCGCTCGATTTCGACCACTCACCATGACGATACTGACTGTGCTCATGGCCACACCGGTCTTCGCGGCAAGCCATCGCGAAGCTCCGTTGATCGCAAACGATCCGACGGCGGATATCACGGACTTTTATTTCTTCCGTAGTTGGGAGGACCCCGACAAAGCGATCCTCATCATGAATGTGATCCCGAGTCAGGAGCCGGGATCAGGTCCCAATTACTTCAATTTCGCGGACGACGTCCTGTACGAAATTCACATCGACAACAATAAAAACAACATCGCCGCGAATATCGTCTATCAAGTCCGATTCAAAACGGAAATCCGCCAGCCAGGAAACGTGTTCCCGTTGGCCTATGTCGCATTGCCGCCCATCACGGCCCTCACCGGTGGAGGATCGGAAGGGTTGCTCGTGCGGCAAAGCTATACCGTCACGGAACAGCGCTACGGTCAACCGCCACGCGATCTCGGTACCGGCCCCATGTTCGCCGTGCCTTCGAACGTCGGTCCCCGTACGATGCCCAAATACGAAGAATTGGCCTCCAAAGGGATGTATCCGTTGAAGAACGGCGGGAGAGTCTTTGCCGGTCAGCGGGATGAGACCTTTTACATCGACTTAGGAGGAACATTCGACACCTTGAATCTGCACATCTCACCGATTCTGTCCGATGCCGACGATGCCAACGATGCGATTATTGTCGGAGCGCCGGGCACCGGTACTGCCGATACGTTCAGCGGCTTCAACGTCAATACGATCGCGCTGGAAATTCCCATCAGCGAGCTCATCGGCCCGAACGGCAATAAACTTCTCGGCGCCTATGCCAGCACGAGCCGGCCCAAGGTAAGCGTCATCAAGAAAAACGGCGGCCGTGACAACAGCGCCCGCTTCGTCCAAGTGGCGCGCATGGGCAATCCGCTCGTGAACGAATTGATCATCGCGACGAATATGAAGGACAAGTGGAATGCCACGGATGCGGAAGACGAGAACGATTTCGTTTCGTTCTACTGCAACTCCGCTCTGGCAACGGCACTCAACGCGGTCTTCGGCACCGGCTTCCCGACGGCGAATCGCGAAGATCTCGTGAACGCCTTGCTGCGGTATGCGCCGGGCCCACCCGTCTGCGGCTCGGGAAAGACCAATGAAGCACTCGCCGATTTCATTCGCGTCGACTTGGACGTCCCACCAACTCAGGCTGCCGGTCAGAAGCGGCTGGGCCCTCTCGCCCATGACGCGAGCGGCAATGCGACACCGGATAGAGCAGGCTGGCCGAACGGTCGAAGACCGAACGACGATGTGACCGATGTGGCCTTGCGCGTCGTGGCCGGAATCCTGACGAACCCCGCCGTGCCGAACCTCGGGGACGGCGTGAATTTCAATGTCGGATCGGTCGGCAGCAATAAGACAGCCAACGGAATCGCGAAGGAGTTCCCCTTCCTTCCTACGCCGTTCGATGGACGGGACCGTCGTCATCTCGATCCGAGAGAGGCCTTCTAGTCATCGCTACGCGGGTGTCGCATGCACATGCGGCACCGGTATCATTACAGGATGAGGACGTGAACCAGCAGACGACAAGGCAAGAAACACGAATCCCTCTCCTACATGGATGGCTCAGTTCAATCGCCCTCCACGGGTTCGTACTTCTCTGCTTCCTTTCGCTCTTCCGTCAGTCACTCATACCTGTCTCCAAAGAACCGTTTCGCTGGGATGTCGCACTTGTGCAATCGACGCAAACAGCCGATGAGTCGGTTCACAATACCGATGCCACCGAATCGGCCATATCGAAGCCCAGAGGGAAAAGGCCCATACCTACCCGTTCGGTTCGCACAGCCCGTCATGCCACTTCATCTGAACGGATCGTGCCGATCGACTCGCGGGTTGCAGAATCGGTTGTGCCAATATCTCAGCCAAGCATTGCGTCATCCGAGGTTTCGCCGCAAGCTTTCGCCACAGCCTCGATATCGGATGAGCCTGTGTCCAATCAGCCACAAGGAAGTGACCCTCCATTGCCACAGGCCGACATACCAGTCAATTCAACGGCGGCAGAGCCGGCAACACCACAAGCCGTGGCAATTTCGAGCGGTGGAACCGTACAGACTACGGAACCCGCCCATCCATTGTTACCGCCAGCCGCAGTATCGGACCCGGAAGCAGCTTCTACATCACGCCCAGACTACGGATGGCTTCAACAGGCGATCTTCCGCCGGCTGGATGAACTCAAGCGATCTTCTCGCCCGTCACTCGATGAATCACGACCTCTCAAAGTCCTGATCAAGGCTGTGGTCTCGAAGGAAGGACTCTTGCTGAACTCCGTTGTGGTGGAAAGTTCCGGCCTTGATCGCATCGATCAGGAAGCGATAGCACTCGTGCAACGGGCTTTCCCCATGCAGTTCGACCACACATTGGACCGGCAACAAATCGCCATGCGCATTCCAATCACTTATTCACGAGAATAGCTCAATGCTTCGATCACGGTGGTTCATGCTGTTAATGGTGTTCGGATGGTCGACGATAAGCCAAGTCGACACCTCGTACGCCGAACCCTATCGCCCGACAGATGATGCCCAGGTCCTTGAGCGGCTCAGTTTCAAGGCGACTGATCCCGCTGCGCGCGAAATCGAAAGCCTACGAGCCAACCTGCGAAACAACCCTCGTCATCTCGAATCAGCCGTGAAGCTGGCCACTCGCTACATCGAACAAGGCCGGTCGGAAGGCGATCCTCGTTTTCTTGGGCAAGCACAGGCGATACTCACCCCTTGGTGGAACGAACCGATTCCTCCGGTTTCCACACTTCTTTTGCGCGCAACCATCAGACAGAACGCCCATGAATTCGATCAGGCTTTGGCCGATCTGGACCAGGTGCTGGACAGACAGACGACCAATGCACAGGCATGGCTCACCAAAGCATCGATCCTCCAGGTACAGGCACATTACGATGAAGCACGGCGCGCCTGTCAGCGGCTTGCCCGATTAGCTGCCTCTCATGTTCTGCTTGGATGCTTGAGCGATATCGGCGGCCTGACTGGTCGATCGACGAAAAGCCAAGAGTTACTTCGGACGGCACTTTCGAACCCTGGTCTCTCAGGTCGTGAGCGGATCTGGCTTACGACCATCCTGGCCGAGACAGCCGCACGCACTGGAGCGATACGAGAGGCTGAGCAGTCTTTCTCTGAAGCCTTCAAGGTCGGCATCAAAAATCAATACTTGCTGAGCGCCTACGCGGACTACCTACTGGATCAACGGCGTTATCAAGACGTTATCTCTCTCCTCCAATCCGAGACGAGAGCCGATGGACTGCTCTTGCGCCTGGCCATAGCTGAACAGGCGTTGGAGCTGTCTATATTCCAGAACCATACAGCCGAACTGGCAGCCCGCTTTGCCGCCGGCCGCGAGCGCGGAATGACCGTCCATGTCAGAGAAGAAGCACGGTTTACGTTGACGTTGCTGCGCGATGCTCAACGGGCGCTGCTGTTAGCTCAAGCCAATTGGAGCGTGCAGCGGGAACCGGCGGACGCCAGGATTCTTTTAGAATGTGCGCTCGCCGACAAGAATCGAGCGGCGGCTCAGCCTGCGCTTGATTGGTTGAGCATCAACCATGTTGAAGATTTTCGACTGCGACAACTTGCGAAACAGATTCAGGAGGCCACATTCTAATGCGTACCCTAGTTGTCATCGCCTGGCTTCTCCTGAGCCATCCCGCTTGGGCTCACAAGCCGAGTGACAGCTATCTTTCACTATTCGTTCAGCACGATCAGATTGAAGGACAGTGGGACATCGCCCTTCGCGACCTTGACGATGCAATCGGATTAGATCGCGACGGCAACGGCCAACTCACTTGGGGGGAAGTCCGTGACGCGCATGATGAGATCAGTGCCTACGCATTGTCTCGTCTCGCCTTATCGACTAATAAACAACCCTGTACGACTCGGGTGTTGGAGCAGCTCATCGACCATCACACGGATGGAGCCTATTCTGTCATACGCTTTCGGGCCCATTGCGTGGAACCTATCGAACGGCTCGGCGTGGAGTATCAGTTATTGTTCGACATCGATGCCCAACATAAGGGACTCTTTCGTCTGACCCAGCGCGGACGCACCAGCACCGCTATTTTCAGCCAAGAGACCTCATTCCAAGAATTCTCCGTCGCCGCGCAGTCACGCTGGAGGGAGAGCCTTCAATTCATTCGCGAGGGAATTTGGCACATCTGGTTGGGATTCGACCATGTCTTGTTCTTGCTTGCCCTCTTACTTCCGGCGGTCATGGTTCGAATCGATGGTCGCTGGCAAGCGGCAGGGAAATTCTCTTCTGTGTGTTGGAACGTCTTCAGCATCGTCACGGCTTTCACCGTCGCCCATTCTCTCACGTTGAGTATGGCCGCCTTGGATATCGTCCGGCTCCCGTCCCGATTGGTGGAATCGACGATCGCCGCGTCTGTAGTACTAGCCGGGCTTGGTAACTTATTTCCAACAATGATGAGTCGGCGGTGGATGGTCGCCTTTGGGTTCGGCCTGATTCATGGATTTGGGTTCGCGGCAGTGCTCGCCGA from Nitrospira sp. includes the following:
- a CDS encoding putative membrane protein gives rise to the protein MRTLVVIAWLLLSHPAWAHKPSDSYLSLFVQHDQIEGQWDIALRDLDDAIGLDRDGNGQLTWGEVRDAHDEISAYALSRLALSTNKQPCTTRVLEQLIDHHTDGAYSVIRFRAHCVEPIERLGVEYQLLFDIDAQHKGLFRLTQRGRTSTAIFSQETSFQEFSVAAQSRWRESLQFIREGIWHIWLGFDHVLFLLALLLPAVMVRIDGRWQAAGKFSSVCWNVFSIVTAFTVAHSLTLSMAALDIVRLPSRLVESTIAASVVLAGLGNLFPTMMSRRWMVAFGFGLIHGFGFAAVLADLGLPHNSLLLSLVSFNVGVEIGQLVIVAAFLPLAYLIRHTWSYPKLVLTGGSLAVIAIALVWFTERAFDLQLFPI
- a CDS encoding putative outer membrane receptor — protein: MARAMIFVLVLTVALGFGEKVQAHDPDEPVLEVPEVAVIGEKPVAASSQQFIPDKEIVLQPQGRPAQVLRLIPGMVAVEHSGGAGKADQYFLRGFDADHGTDVAFFTDGMPINLRTHAHGQGYADLNFIIPETIEGVDVSKGAYLPEIGDFATAGAINFRTRQVVQEGIAQATGGQFDTQRYLLMFSPTKDKIRTLFAVENYYTNGPFEHDNRYLRTNVLGKLTTNFTGRDEFSLKGTFQKAKWNASGEIPLRAVDAGTLGRFGAIDPTEGGSTLRATGVMNYHYDTTTNGQFFADAYGQYYRLDLFTDFTFFLNDPVNGDGIQQADRRIMYGGDIGYKQRWDFLGMPTIGTVGVQARVDDIHPRLGTQTKRAVTGTTVYSDVLEASYAPYIKGEVQPASWVRFVGGLRWETFTFDVRNLCATCTLRPEGHTSSGILLPKMSMILGPWAKTEFFINYGEGFHSNDARSAVQVGGVPFARSRNYEVGIRSKPLGEVELTVTAWRIDLQSELVFVGDEGTTEIRGPSRRQGFEVAARGQVWGPLYVNGSFTWTQAKFRNGEAIPLAPEFTAYGAVILRWPEGLLSQLQATYLGVRPLVEDRSIKSPSWIVFDWTQRYRVPIKLPYGRLEAFYFVQNLFDTDWEQAIFAFESRLQTEPAAVNGIHFVPGNPRTFMGGVAWHF
- a CDS encoding Nickel responsive regulator NikR; protein product: MRKLVRFGVSLDHHLLDAFDRHIERRKYTNRSEALRDLIRNNLVGQEWDENKETVGTITFVYDHHVRDLTSKLTDIQHDYHAQILSGMHVHLDHDHCLEVLVVKGKGSEIRKVADALVSVKGVKHGKLTMTTTGKGLV